From the Corticium candelabrum chromosome 2, ooCorCand1.1, whole genome shotgun sequence genome, one window contains:
- the LOC134198597 gene encoding uncharacterized protein LOC134198597 gives MAEGIDPNWESQLRPQYNKVAEQLCPRRHRLVARLYSQRLITDDEEQEFSKSTKLERDLAIQILQVLRHQTVGSFDKFCEVLLEVGEKSLRDVEKLLRPYRSDNLVDMTAHDTILNVDDDISQYAKIVTRNSDKLGGFLLGWSAIPVDVIRDVSHLVKDIGISHLAKSLLSDESVGKELKSILQSREPVFTIIKLWIDKQKDKATLDKLFRSLDTHDLFRLLQGRLDERMQTQKPQKVGIARFYPSVLFRVVNDHGASRYLALGLEIGLTFDQVTVAAEGYSYSDKLLALYMKKCKEVGEYRAAARLVTAADKMSIMGFVEDDLPGVKAALEESCFYSADK, from the exons ATGGCGGAAGGAATAGACCCGAACTGGGAATCTCAGTTGAGGCCCCAATACAATAAGGTAGCCGAGCAGCTCTGCCCTCGCAGGCATCGCCTTGTTGCTAGACTCTACAGCCAACGCCTTATTACTGATGACGAAGAGCAGGAATTCAGCAAGTCGACTAAATTAGAGAGGGATTTGGCCATACAGATTCTACAGGTTCTTCGCCATCAAACAGTCGGGTCATTTGACAAATTTTGCGAAGTACTCCTAGAAGTTGGAGAGAAATCCCTACGTGACGTGGAAAAGCTTCTTCGTCCTTATCGCAGTGACAATCTGG TTGATATGACAGCACATGACACAATACTGAATGTTGATGATGATATTTCACAGTATGCCAAAATAGT AACAAGAAACAGTGACAAATTAGGAGGATTCTTGCTTGGATGGTCGGCCATTCCAGTCGATGTGATAAGGGATGTCAGTCATCTTGTTAAAGATATTGGTATCTCACATCTTGCCAAATCTCTTCTGAGCGATGAATCAGTTGGGAAGGAATTAAAGAGCATTTTACAGTCGAGAGAGCCAGTCTTTACTATCATTAAGTTATGGATCGACAAGCAAAAGGACAAAGCTACGTTGGATAAACTATTTCGTTCTCTGGACACTCATGATTTATTCCGTTTACTGCAAGGAAGACTGGATGAGCGCATGCAAACTCAAAAGCCTCAGAAAG TCGGTATAGCTCGCTTTTATCCTTCTGTGCTATTTCGTGTTGTGAATGATCACGGGGCATCTCGCTATCTGGCATTAGGCCTGGAAATTGGTCTAACGTTTGATCAAGTGACTGTTGCAGCAGAAGGTTACTCATACTCTGACAAACTTTTAGCTCTCTACATGAAGAAATGCAAAGAAGTTGGAGAATATAGAGCGGCTGCTCGCCTGGTGACAGCAGCTGATAAAATGTCTATTATGGGGTTTGTGGAGGATGATTTGCCAGGAG TGAAGGCAGCGTTGGAAGAATCTTGCTTCTACAGTG CTGACAAGTGA